The Desulfovibrio inopinatus DSM 10711 genome window below encodes:
- a CDS encoding PAS domain-containing protein, with amino-acid sequence MPKTKHSERYRLYMELKAAQKKISDLEMEVTTLRESKLYNDHLLPLDILSNAPYIIHVKDLSGKYIFTNKGFDSLTGLEKGLSIGKTAYDLFPKDLADTFCFNDKEVVSADSHLEFCVVLRVGEKDHAFQLKKFSLRNENGEIYATCGISMEITEYKDAYKAFKLNESRLEALHVLARMTSSTLQELTDFALEEAIKLTESKIGYLAFMDDKEETLTMYSWSKSAMEECQVQQKK; translated from the coding sequence ATGCCAAAGACAAAACACTCTGAAAGATATAGATTGTATATGGAGTTGAAAGCAGCCCAAAAGAAAATATCTGATCTTGAAATGGAAGTAACAACTTTGAGAGAATCAAAGTTGTATAATGATCATTTGTTGCCTTTAGACATTCTCAGTAATGCTCCCTATATTATACACGTTAAAGACTTAAGCGGTAAATATATTTTTACTAACAAAGGATTTGACTCTCTAACTGGTCTGGAAAAAGGTCTTAGCATTGGAAAAACAGCCTATGACCTATTTCCAAAAGACTTGGCTGACACCTTTTGCTTCAATGACAAAGAAGTTGTCTCCGCTGACTCACACCTTGAATTTTGTGTCGTTCTTCGTGTCGGTGAAAAAGACCATGCATTCCAGCTGAAAAAATTTTCTCTGAGAAACGAAAATGGAGAAATATACGCTACCTGTGGGATTTCAATGGAAATCACCGAGTACAAGGACGCATATAAAGCGTTTAAACTGAATGAATCCCGTCTAGAAGCTCTTCACGTCTTAGCGCGGATGACCTCGTCCACGCTACAGGAACTAACCGATTTCGCTTTGGAGGAAGCTATAAAGCTTACAGAAAGCAAAATTGGGTACCTTGCATTTATGGACGATAAAGAAGAAACGCTGACCATGTACAGCTGGTCGAAATCTGCCATGGAGGAATGTCAAGTTCAGCAAAAAAAATGA
- a CDS encoding zinc ribbon domain-containing protein, producing MALFQCPECGADVSDRAESCPHCGCPFRPAQQQNDQTLPGKLPSLYDIPLLNDTSCGGCLFRLLLIIVILWIAYANGWF from the coding sequence ATGGCCCTCTTCCAATGCCCAGAATGCGGCGCGGACGTTTCGGACCGCGCCGAATCCTGTCCCCACTGCGGGTGCCCGTTTCGGCCGGCACAACAACAAAATGACCAGACACTCCCAGGGAAACTCCCATCCCTCTATGATATTCCGCTCCTCAATGATACGAGCTGCGGCGGATGTCTTTTTCGACTCCTCCTTATTATCGTTATTCTTTGGATTGCCTATGCCAACGGCTGGTTTTGA
- the ligA gene encoding NAD-dependent DNA ligase LigA — translation MQAVRERYHEMSAQVAEHNRRYHTDDAPLISDAAYDALVRELRALEIANPDVAGKDSSSVSVGGPVRTGFAPIRHATPMLSLENVFNEQEWEAWAKRWAAAGVEGKFPVRIEMKMDGLALELLYEQGQLVRALTRGDGQTGEDVTAQARQIAGVLPQISEKRRITVRGEVIMPRSVFEALNAKRQAQGEQPFSTPRNAAAGSVRQWDPAVTAARKLQFYAYDIVEKAALRFKELGHVSAWLRADGFDPVPGIGSSLERVPQHCQFEARHLDVGVGDYDIDGLVIKVDAIALHAALGATAKAPRWAVAWKFSAEHHTTRLRDITIQVGRTGVLTPVAELDPVRVGGVVVTRATLHNADHVAALGVHIGDTVAVARAGEVIPEVVRVERHTPESREFVFPETCPECGQSVTRREGESAYRCGNSQCPAIMRGRVIHFCSKAGLDIKGVGEQFLVDAMAVGLVKTPADVLALRRADIMELPRMGAVAAAKVEQAITQAVADADLARVIGAFGIRHIGRTAATALARAARSLDTLMVMDEEALLHVPGIGVEAAWSILYFFADASNQAMIARCRDLGLDPGNTAQSSQSARPDGPMTGMRICFTGSLPMSRHEAETRAKAAGAEIVPGVSRATTHLVAGARAGSKLIKAEKIGCTVLNVETFLSLVEAPERARKTPRAEMVQLSLFDEGPAHEAMRSHPPENATVHRTVKSPEDRNRSSCVCACSGEQDKTASIGATNAETWGFPEIVGNVAWDISSASNVAPDARIRQIHARHSHEVETMFAVSRSMGGKRADSGEVVEPSGLEGKDVRRRTGDYGFTGV, via the coding sequence ATGCAGGCAGTTCGCGAACGCTATCACGAGATGTCGGCCCAAGTGGCCGAACACAACCGGCGCTATCATACCGATGATGCGCCGCTGATCTCGGATGCCGCCTATGATGCCTTGGTTCGGGAGTTGCGCGCTCTGGAAATCGCGAACCCCGATGTGGCTGGGAAGGATTCGTCGAGTGTCTCTGTAGGCGGTCCGGTGCGCACGGGGTTTGCGCCGATTCGCCATGCCACGCCCATGTTGAGCCTGGAGAATGTGTTCAACGAACAAGAATGGGAAGCCTGGGCGAAACGGTGGGCGGCGGCGGGCGTGGAAGGGAAATTCCCTGTCCGGATTGAGATGAAAATGGATGGGTTGGCCCTTGAACTGCTCTATGAACAAGGCCAACTCGTGCGGGCGTTGACACGCGGCGATGGCCAGACCGGCGAGGATGTCACGGCGCAGGCCCGCCAGATTGCCGGGGTGTTGCCTCAGATTTCAGAGAAAAGGCGCATCACGGTGCGTGGCGAAGTCATCATGCCGCGTTCCGTGTTCGAGGCGCTCAATGCGAAGCGGCAGGCGCAGGGAGAACAGCCGTTTTCCACCCCACGGAATGCGGCGGCGGGGTCGGTCCGACAATGGGATCCGGCGGTCACGGCTGCGCGCAAGTTGCAATTTTATGCCTACGATATCGTCGAAAAAGCGGCTTTGCGCTTCAAGGAGTTGGGGCATGTGTCGGCTTGGTTGCGGGCTGATGGTTTCGATCCGGTTCCGGGGATTGGGTCGAGTCTGGAGCGGGTGCCGCAACATTGCCAGTTTGAGGCCCGACATCTCGATGTAGGTGTAGGAGATTACGATATCGATGGCCTTGTTATCAAAGTCGATGCCATAGCGCTTCATGCGGCGCTCGGCGCCACGGCCAAGGCTCCGCGTTGGGCTGTGGCCTGGAAATTTTCTGCGGAACACCACACGACGCGCTTGCGTGACATCACCATTCAAGTCGGCCGGACCGGAGTCTTGACGCCGGTGGCGGAACTCGATCCGGTCCGGGTGGGCGGGGTCGTTGTCACGCGGGCCACACTCCATAATGCCGATCATGTCGCCGCCTTGGGCGTGCACATCGGCGATACGGTTGCCGTAGCGCGGGCCGGTGAGGTTATCCCCGAAGTCGTGCGCGTGGAACGGCATACACCGGAAAGCCGGGAATTTGTTTTTCCGGAGACATGTCCGGAATGCGGCCAATCCGTCACACGCCGCGAGGGCGAATCCGCGTATCGGTGCGGCAACAGCCAGTGCCCGGCGATCATGCGCGGCCGGGTGATCCATTTTTGTTCCAAAGCCGGGCTCGATATCAAGGGCGTGGGCGAACAATTTTTAGTCGATGCCATGGCGGTGGGGTTGGTGAAAACCCCGGCGGATGTCCTGGCCTTGCGCCGGGCCGACATCATGGAGTTGCCGCGTATGGGCGCGGTGGCGGCGGCCAAGGTTGAACAAGCCATTACACAGGCCGTTGCCGATGCGGATCTGGCTCGTGTGATTGGCGCGTTCGGTATACGCCATATTGGCCGGACCGCTGCCACGGCCTTGGCGCGGGCGGCGCGGTCGCTGGATACGCTCATGGTTATGGATGAAGAGGCGTTGCTCCATGTTCCCGGTATCGGCGTCGAGGCGGCGTGGTCGATATTATATTTTTTTGCGGATGCCTCGAATCAGGCCATGATAGCCCGGTGTCGCGATCTCGGCTTGGATCCGGGGAATACGGCGCAATCATCACAATCGGCTCGGCCGGATGGCCCCATGACCGGCATGCGGATCTGTTTTACCGGATCATTGCCCATGTCACGCCACGAGGCGGAAACACGAGCTAAAGCGGCCGGGGCAGAAATTGTGCCCGGTGTGAGCCGCGCCACCACGCACCTGGTAGCCGGAGCGCGGGCCGGATCCAAACTGATCAAGGCGGAAAAGATCGGATGTACGGTATTAAACGTCGAGACGTTTTTGTCGCTGGTCGAGGCTCCGGAAAGAGCAAGAAAGACACCGCGTGCAGAAATGGTGCAATTGTCACTGTTTGATGAAGGACCGGCACACGAGGCGATGCGGTCGCATCCGCCTGAAAACGCGACTGTCCACCGCACGGTGAAATCTCCGGAAGATCGGAATCGCTCGTCGTGCGTGTGTGCCTGCTCTGGGGAGCAGGACAAAACAGCTTCGATTGGTGCAACGAATGCCGAGACGTGGGGCTTCCCTGAAATCGTGGGAAACGTTGCATGGGATATTTCATCTGCTTCAAATGTGGCTCCAGACGCGCGTATCCGCCAAATACATGCGCGCCATAGTCATGAGGTGGAAACGATGTTCGCGGTGTCACGCTCTATGGGTGGCAAGCGAGCGGATAGCGGTGAGGTGGTTGAGCCGAGTGGCCTGGAGGGGAAAGACGTCAGGCGCAGGACGGGTGATTATGGCTTTACAGGAGTTTGA
- a CDS encoding type I restriction endonuclease, whose protein sequence is MDFAEQLYALSSKAQKQKDHLQTEEAAKNALVMPFINLLGYDVFNPLEVVPEFTADIGVKKGEKVDYAIMKDGSPIILIECKSCDSPLVQENSSQLYRYFSSVSEVRIAILTDGLRYLFFSDLENRNVLDPRPFMEFNLLAIDEALVPELKKLSKPRFDLESALFAASELKYTREIKKVLDAEIESPSDDFIRFFTSRVYTGRFTPAVREQFIDIVKRAVTHFINDKINARLKSAMSADPGTAIPSTPVEVTPSLQEDEGDHDDESAKSKIVTTPEETEGYLIVKSILRETCDVDRVAARDTQSYFGILLDDNNRKPICRLRFNTKQKYLGIITADKSEDKHPIDSLNDIYKHASALQEAVKMYDNENA, encoded by the coding sequence ATGGATTTTGCTGAACAGCTGTACGCCCTGTCGTCCAAGGCACAAAAACAAAAGGATCATCTTCAAACCGAAGAGGCCGCCAAAAACGCCCTGGTGATGCCGTTTATCAATCTTCTCGGCTACGACGTGTTCAACCCGCTGGAAGTTGTGCCGGAATTCACCGCCGATATCGGTGTCAAAAAAGGGGAAAAAGTCGACTACGCCATCATGAAAGATGGATCCCCCATTATCCTCATCGAATGCAAGTCGTGCGACTCCCCGTTGGTGCAGGAAAACAGCAGTCAACTCTATCGCTATTTCTCCAGTGTATCCGAAGTCCGGATTGCGATTCTCACCGACGGCTTGCGCTATTTGTTCTTCTCCGACCTGGAAAACAGAAATGTGCTCGACCCGAGGCCGTTCATGGAATTCAACCTCCTCGCCATCGACGAAGCCCTCGTTCCGGAACTCAAAAAACTGTCAAAACCGCGATTTGACCTTGAATCCGCCCTGTTCGCGGCATCCGAACTTAAATATACGCGAGAAATCAAAAAAGTTCTCGATGCAGAAATCGAATCCCCCTCCGACGATTTCATCCGGTTTTTCACCTCGCGCGTCTATACCGGCCGTTTTACACCCGCAGTCCGAGAACAATTCATCGACATCGTGAAACGGGCTGTAACCCATTTTATTAATGATAAAATCAATGCCCGGCTCAAATCGGCCATGTCTGCCGATCCCGGAACAGCTATACCGAGTACGCCGGTTGAAGTTACTCCCTCTCTCCAAGAAGACGAGGGAGACCACGACGATGAATCCGCAAAATCGAAAATCGTGACCACGCCGGAAGAAACCGAGGGCTATCTCATTGTGAAATCGATCCTCCGAGAAACCTGCGACGTTGACCGCGTTGCGGCCCGCGATACGCAGAGTTATTTCGGGATCCTGCTCGACGACAACAACCGCAAACCGATTTGCCGGTTGCGATTTAACACAAAACAAAAATATTTAGGCATCATCACCGCCGACAAAAGCGAAGACAAACACCCCATCGACAGCCTCAACGACATTTACAAACACGCCTCAGCACTCCAAGAGGCAGTAAAGATGTACGATAACGAAAACGCGTAA
- a CDS encoding phage regulatory CII family protein → MCGNLLQVVHDCVIESPNGVSCKAIAESLGKRYPTLMAELNPEQESHKLGIELLIPIMQQTGSTTPLEYMAQRMGGVFVPLPKISEEHANIKSIEALREFTEFMTVVADAWSDGKITKAELERIDTEGGQAVAAIEALRLQAQKALESQTTATLQAVGASGVSKEEQRRVSRP, encoded by the coding sequence GTGTGCGGCAACCTGTTACAAGTTGTTCACGACTGTGTGATTGAATCGCCGAACGGCGTCTCCTGTAAAGCGATAGCGGAGAGCCTGGGCAAGCGATATCCGACGTTGATGGCGGAACTCAATCCGGAACAGGAATCGCACAAACTCGGTATCGAATTGCTCATCCCCATCATGCAGCAAACCGGCAGTACCACCCCCTTGGAATATATGGCCCAGCGTATGGGCGGGGTGTTCGTGCCGCTTCCGAAAATTTCCGAAGAACACGCCAATATCAAAAGCATTGAAGCCTTGCGTGAGTTTACGGAATTCATGACCGTCGTGGCGGATGCATGGTCCGATGGAAAAATTACGAAAGCTGAACTCGAACGCATTGATACCGAGGGAGGGCAAGCCGTGGCCGCCATTGAAGCGCTTCGGCTGCAGGCCCAGAAGGCCCTCGAATCGCAAACAACCGCCACGCTCCAGGCGGTTGGCGCATCCGGCGTGTCGAAAGAGGAGCAACGGCGCGTGAGCCGGCCGTAA
- a CDS encoding tyrosine-type recombinase/integrase, whose translation MSTIGTAYTGIRYREHKTRKHKGKPDRYWLYKRRLDGKVIEEGIGYQSEGWTLGRVRNLVAQLKEAQRTGSGPRTLREMREQAAQETKAKKEQAVLAARAEALTVRVMCMDHYMPWAVANKSSHETDRLRLAKHVLPLLGDTPAAQVTVAMVEELRDNLLNAGLSVSSVRQVLAVLRRAYNIAGTIVIDGHPLYSEKNPAAGITLKKSDNARKRFLTYDQADALIELARKRHPDIHDFIVLGLNTGMRRQEMVRLRWEHVDIAHAIIHLPNDPKLKTGGTVYLNADAMMVIQRRKGIDPVMVYPHKREKTLTSWISHTFRDLINELGFNDGITDRAHRLVFHSLRHTFASWLVLAGTDIYLIKELCRHKTIEMTMRYAHLIPDRGRYAVDHLRPTDPE comes from the coding sequence ATGAGCACTATCGGCACAGCATATACGGGCATTCGCTACCGTGAGCATAAGACCAGGAAGCATAAAGGCAAGCCAGATCGATACTGGCTCTATAAACGTCGGCTTGATGGGAAGGTTATTGAAGAAGGGATTGGATACCAATCTGAAGGGTGGACGCTTGGGCGCGTTCGAAATCTCGTAGCTCAACTGAAAGAAGCCCAGCGCACAGGAAGCGGTCCTCGGACGTTGCGGGAAATGCGTGAACAGGCGGCGCAAGAAACGAAAGCGAAGAAAGAGCAAGCTGTTTTGGCTGCTCGTGCCGAGGCGTTGACGGTCCGAGTCATGTGTATGGACCATTACATGCCGTGGGCCGTTGCCAATAAATCCAGTCATGAGACCGACCGCTTGCGCCTGGCCAAGCATGTCTTGCCTCTTTTGGGGGATACGCCGGCCGCACAGGTGACGGTTGCCATGGTCGAGGAATTGCGGGACAACCTGCTCAACGCGGGCTTGTCCGTATCGTCTGTGCGCCAGGTCCTGGCGGTCTTGCGCCGGGCCTACAATATCGCCGGTACGATCGTTATTGACGGCCATCCGCTCTACTCCGAGAAAAACCCGGCCGCCGGCATTACGCTGAAAAAGAGCGACAACGCTCGGAAGCGTTTTCTCACCTATGATCAGGCCGACGCTCTTATCGAGCTTGCCCGCAAACGCCATCCCGATATCCACGATTTCATCGTCTTGGGACTCAATACAGGTATGCGCCGTCAGGAAATGGTCCGCTTGCGGTGGGAACATGTCGACATCGCCCATGCCATCATCCATTTGCCCAATGATCCCAAACTGAAAACCGGCGGCACCGTCTATCTCAATGCCGACGCCATGATGGTTATTCAACGTCGAAAAGGGATAGATCCTGTCATGGTCTATCCCCATAAACGCGAGAAGACATTGACGTCGTGGATCTCCCACACTTTCCGCGATCTCATCAACGAACTCGGATTCAACGACGGCATCACGGATCGTGCGCACCGACTGGTCTTCCATTCGCTGCGCCACACGTTTGCGTCGTGGCTGGTTTTGGCCGGCACCGATATTTATCTCATCAAAGAGTTGTGCCGGCACAAAACCATTGAAATGACGATGCGCTATGCCCACCTTATCCCCGACCGTGGGCGTTACGCCGTTGACCACTTGCGACCAACAGATCCTGAGTAG
- a CDS encoding LexA family transcriptional regulator, which yields MRGAEIIERMKEITGRRTQTDLAELLSVAPSTVSIYSRRTSVPDSWIRRLIESHRANPEYLLHGIGAKVLDGTDSLTTGVPVITQRLCPDGTFTFLDDPLRQAVYSRDWLSSLGSVKKMLLMVADGEHMAPTILPGDRVLVDQSNRELVSYKYYVVRIADCLECVQLQFAPSSLILRYANPAYPERAIPRSQLDTPEFGVVGRILHLCRDFP from the coding sequence ATGCGTGGTGCAGAAATTATCGAAAGAATGAAAGAAATAACGGGACGCAGAACGCAAACCGATTTAGCCGAGTTGCTTTCAGTTGCACCTTCTACCGTGTCTATTTATTCACGGAGAACAAGCGTCCCCGACTCGTGGATACGGCGTCTGATCGAATCACACCGAGCCAACCCTGAATATCTGTTGCACGGGATTGGAGCGAAAGTCCTTGATGGGACGGATTCACTGACGACGGGGGTGCCCGTCATTACCCAACGACTTTGCCCGGACGGCACGTTCACCTTTTTGGATGACCCGCTCCGTCAAGCCGTCTATTCGCGCGACTGGCTCAGCAGCTTAGGCTCCGTCAAGAAGATGCTTTTGATGGTAGCGGACGGTGAGCACATGGCGCCGACGATATTACCAGGGGACCGCGTGCTCGTGGACCAGAGCAACAGAGAACTTGTCAGCTACAAATACTATGTTGTCCGCATTGCGGATTGCTTGGAATGCGTTCAGCTCCAGTTCGCGCCATCCTCGTTAATTCTGCGTTACGCCAACCCGGCATACCCAGAACGAGCGATTCCCCGCAGCCAGCTCGATACACCGGAGTTTGGCGTTGTTGGACGGATTTTGCATTTGTGCAGAGATTTTCCATGA